The Perca flavescens isolate YP-PL-M2 chromosome 8, PFLA_1.0, whole genome shotgun sequence DNA window tttgaaaagacttttgtagaagttgaagtatcaactcaagctttttacttaagtaaaagtgtaaaagtactggtttcaaaactacttaaagtataaaagtaaaagtaatgtaaggcagagatcttcaacaaggggtcctcaaagtcattgcaggggccctccaaattattgtaaatttttgagtctttttattatctttgagtcttttaaaattaaaatgccttaacataattccaacatattattagcaaacataaattcccactgatgataggcttactggcctataggtaaggtccctaagatatcagcccacagatacagttaatcctagatttactgtgccacatacagtatgtcacatacagtatgtaacattaaaatatgatttataaaatcatgccaacaattaatattttaatagcttatgaaaaaagagtatgtaagaaggctttaggttgccctaacagttattgtaggcccagtttaatatgcaacttaatttcatacaatatgtagtaaggggtccctgctacatctcactttaagtaaagggatccttggcttaaaaaacgttgaagacccctgatgtaagggggaaacaatgccatggagaacagcttaaccccaaaacgttaggacaaaatcatatgactataataatgttatattaaaatcatacctgcaaactcagaagggctgaaaaaggtgacacatctcttctgtgtttttcagacaacggcagctacagtctggtgttacaatcctctccagtgaaatacagacacactttacaccgtttagctgtccgttttaaccgtgtttactccagctgctagctaaccgtaggctaacgttagctgctgccaactgtagtgttaactagcgtcccgtgcggcgatgtttcagttccctctaacgtccgttttaggagcatcagagagaagcgcaggcatctaagcggctcctaaataaggcaccgaaatccatgttgctattcggtccggtagataacggtcgttaaagcaCCGGGTCtctgcaggtttgatggattgcgtacaaaccaatagggtgtcggaatgactatgtttatacttctcatccaaccacaatcacattcactctatccggatggagcgatctggataggggttttttgtgtgtgttttttttaacgatgacgagccggaatgaaaacaagccgaactgaaataggagtaacgaggctatttttaaaatgtagggagtagaaagtacagataattacgtgaaaatgtaaggagtagaagtaaaaagtatgctgtaaaataattactccagtaaagtatagatacccaaaatttctacttaagtaaggtaacaaagtatttgtacttcgttacttgacacctctgataaTGTCAAATCCCAACAGGAGTTATTTTGGGACCCTTTCCAGATAgaggaggtctagaccacacagtCAATGCAGCCAGCAGATTAAAATCCCAAATATTAATTCTGATGCTTTGACTCTGCTGAACAACAACAGACCAAAGGTTGATCTTCTGGATCGTCAGGTCTGATACCAGGAAAGTTTATTCATTGTTAATTAATTGTGGTAAACGCTGATAGGATTAGACTGAATgttctgaaagtgtgtgtgtgtgtttgtgtgtgtgtgtgtgtgtgttcaagttaagatcttattttaaaattataatACAATGTTCTTAAACTCCTGCCAAGAACACTATCAATCTTTAGCAGGTGTGGTTTTGACAGAAGTGAACACGCCCTTTCCCATCGTTGTTAAAACTTGCACAATAACTGATTTTTAAAGGTTAGTTTAgtctttttcaacctggaccctatgactgatgggaacaaccatCTTTGAAATTGCTCcagtattcaattcaatttgatttatagTGTCAAAGTCAATGTTGAATTAATTTGAAATGTGTGATCAACAATCCTAGGATTAGACTGTACtgaaagggtgtgtgtgtgtgtgtgtgtgtgtgtgtgtgtgtgtgtgtgtgtgtgtgtgtgtgtgtgtgtgtgtgtgtgtgtgtgtgtgtgtttctgtgtgtgtgtttctgtgtgtgtttctgtgtgtgtttctgtgtgtgtgtgtgtgtgtgtgtgtgtgtgtgtgtttaccttagAAACatgactttactgaactgaTTGTTCATTTGTGTGAACACCTACATAAGACGTAGACATTATTTATTTGGATTAAATATTCATGTGAGAAGTCGACACTGTTAATGTTTTAGTTCAGGTCAACACTCTTAATGCTGCATCATCATTTTACATCTTTTGTTGAAAATCTTCAACTTGAATTTGGAAAGGAATTCATAAGAGGAACAAAAGGGTTGTGGTTCCTCCTACAGCTCCACCCAACATGCAGGAGAACCACCTGACAGGTGGAGctctctgggggggggggggggtgtgatTACTCTCTATAAATACATGCTTACCGTATGTGATACACAGTTGAGACACGTAAAAGTAGACAGTTGACTTCTCTGTTAACTTCAACAGACTTTGACACAATGGATCAGGTGGTCGGAGGGTACAATCCGATAACAGACGCCACCAAAGAAACTCAGGATCTTTGTCATCAGGTGAGCTTCTCTCTACCTTCATTCTTCATAACCTCCACACCCAAGGTCTGAATTTACATCAGATTTATTTCCTTCATACACAGGTGAAGCACCAGGTGGAGAAAAAGACAGGAGCAAATTATGTGGAATACAAAGCAGTTAAATACAGGAGTCAAGTTGTGGCAGGAACCAACTTCCTTATCAAGGTAAATAGATATGTCTTTAATATACAGGTTGAATTATTAGTGACATGCTGAACCATGGCAggtgttagagtgtgtgtgtgtgtgtgtgtgtgtgtgtgtgtgtgtgtgtgtgtgtgtgtgtgtgtgtgtgtgtgtgtgtgtgtgtgtgtgtgtgctgtgtgtgtgtgtgtgtgtgtgtgtgtgtgtgtgtgtgtctgtgtgtgtgtgtgtgtgtgcagttgaaGCATgggaggtctgtgtgtgtgtgtgtgtgtgtgtgtgtgtgtgtgtgtcactgtgtgtgtgtgtgtgtgtgtgtgtgtgtgtgtgtgtgtgtgtgtgtgtgtgtgtgtgtgtgtgtgtgtgtgtgtgcaacaacACCAGGTCTGTGTgaatccatgtgtgtgtgtgtgtgtgtgtgtgttgtgtgtgtgttgttgtgtgtgtggttcatgttggagtgtgtgtgtgtgtgtgtgtgtgtgtgttcagttgaACCATgggaggtctgtgtgtgtgtgtgtgttaaatgtgtgtgtgtgtgtgttaaccacACCCTCACTGCTCAACAACACCAGATCAACATGAATCCAGTGTTTAGACGTTAATTTTCCTCTTTGTTCTTACAGGTTCATGTTGGAGGAGCGAACTACATTCATCTGGAAATCTTCCGAGCTCTTCCGTGTAACGGAGGAAAGGTTTCTCTGACTAATGTAAAGGCTCATCAGACCAAAGACAGCCCCCTCTAACCTTAGAAACTGATCCCAGAACCAGTCTCACCAGTAAAATCCTTAAAGGCTGCAGTCTCATGTTAAAATCTTCTGcttctttattctgaaatgATTTAACATTGATTTTGAATGTATTAACACTGAGAGATGAAGAGATTTGGTGGAATGCAATGTCCTTTAACTTCAAATAAATATCCTGCCACTATCCTACAGTGTTTGGGACTTATCTAAACTTATATACATATAATTAtggtttctttcaacctaaATGCCCAACAATAACATGAATGATTCTATACAACGTtctaaaatgaattaattttaggtgttttatttaattttatagaatCCATTTTCTTCCCAGATCACAGATGTGATGATTTGTTgccattaaaaataataaaatggtttCATAACCGTATCCTGACTAAATCTGCTGaagtataataatatataataataataatccatcaACAAACCTTCCTCTGATTTTAATTAGTCAAAATACTTCATAACTTACTTCTTCTTTCACTCAAACATCTGATCATATTTCATAATAAATGAGGTCAAGCTTCACGGAGCGCATGAtcgacaggaagacaagaaagaaagaaacacaaaatttctgatatagaaacgttttgaaaatgggtcatatttgacccaaagacaacacaagagttatGACCCAAAAATAAACCTAAAAACATTTAtattctcccacacacacacacacacacacacacacacacacacacacacacacacacacacacacacacacacacaccaacaacaacaacgtcaCATCAGAggttttaaacataaaaacagattcaggagtaaaaaataaaggcaCTTGACTTCCATCACCTCCATAAAATaacttctcttttctctttttacaaatatttacacaCTTCTCATCGTAGATATAAAAACATGAGTCTTGATCACACATATCGGTAATAGgattttatattgtttatggGTCAATAAAACACATGCTACCAGTTAGTCATAGTACAATAATTACACATAAATCATAGTCATAGTACAATAATTacacataaaacagtcatagtacaaTAATTACACATAAAACATAGTCATAGTACAATAATTacacataaaacagtcatagtacaaTAATTATACATAAAACATAGTCATAGTACAATAATTACACATAAATCATAGTCATAGTACAATAATTacacataaaacagtcatagtacaaTAATTACACATAAATCATAGTCATAGTACAATAATTacacataaaacagtcatagtacaaTAATTACACATAAATCATAGTCATAGTACAATAATTacacataaaacagtcatagtacaaTAATTACACATAAATCATAGTCATAGTACAATAATTacacataaaacagtcatagtacaaTAATTACACATAAATCATAGTCATAGTACAATAATTacacataaaacagtcatagtacaaTAATTACACATAAATCATAGTCTTAGTACAATAATTacacataaaacagtcatagtacaaTAATTAT harbors:
- the LOC114560855 gene encoding leukocyte cysteine proteinase inhibitor 1; translated protein: MDQVVGGYNPITDATKETQDLCHQVKHQVEKKTGANYVEYKAVKYRSQVVAGTNFLIKVHVGGANYIHLEIFRALPCNGGKVSLTNVKAHQTKDSPL